From the genome of Alosa sapidissima isolate fAloSap1 chromosome 14, fAloSap1.pri, whole genome shotgun sequence, one region includes:
- the nfat5b gene encoding nuclear factor of activated T-cells 5 isoform X7, with translation MGSPCSAFPTSSSSKTHSSTSATVRPPASSTCTPGEVSSRGLSELLDAEGKLCGSSSTTRSMGKKGGGGGGGCGGGGGGGMAAQQTQPHHQMTPSKRSVLNISPPPEDLFDDSRMSCQDELSLDSEQSNSIWTDNSVSNFSIISSSSYNDNTEVPRKARKRTPRQRPGPKPISQQETSMDMFDADSAKAPHFVLSQLGPDSKAGTKGSSTDGPQGPGPKGGILCGQFPQKSEGKELKILVQPETQHRARYLTEGSRGSVKDRTQQGFPTVKLEGLNDLVVLQVFVGNDVGRVKPHGFYQACRVTGRNTTACREVDIDGTTVIEVSLEPSNNMTLAVDCVGILKLRNADVEARIGVAGSKKKSTRARLVFRVNIPRADGSVLTLQTPSSPILCTQPAGLPEILKKSLHSCSVNGGEEVFIIGKNFLKGTKVMFQENIGDEKSWKTEAEIDMELFHQNHVIAKVPPYQNPSISSPVSVGIFVVTSAGRSHDVHAFTYTPEPVNIEVPVKKEVSSPVKPCSYEQMKAMDSALISPVIPLVKREDVTPMEVSSNPLSSSVFKQTQDVMNSTQQTSSIPTNSGSFSNTLPCQPGEQDQSQSTAFASKEALTTIQKQDIAPASSFPVSGKSMLPQGPFMMQGMEQERSNSNVSTVVSLSQLGDSSQQQTQQLPLLPLDEVAQLEQAVRQLQAKGYCSLPLQSENPLAKQQQQKQLQQQQLQQQQQQIQQQQQIQQQQIQQQQQQIQQQQQIQQQQQIQQQQQLQQQQQQQQQQQQQQLQQQQQQQLQQQQIQQQQLQQQQLQQQQQQQQQQQQQQQALENLQHQMFPPQIPMSQNPSQTMVQNSGSLFQSSQQQQQQQQQQQQQQQQQAALFQQAKDLLSIQTSFLQQTPSHASPPLFHNPSPMSDSQDPQGGLFHTPKTSPTQEQVQAALFQNSLSALNGSTLPAEPQASATSMFLSQNPLSGPLPVNGGHQQQLNFLNSLQTQSLETPSVFQNQAQMSAMQQSTPMDQQQCPQPPQPTPQQGNLFQNLTHSPSNKLPQTQPQQTGLLFCSNPLPSVNPEQASSLLFGNQAQMSPLNTNTMPSPEQPNPSLPFSQASMVTVNRPNSSEPMSFQNQTSVEANKPLQPSMFQDQQPMQLTPSSNGGSAQSVTLFMTQSNVSQELPQASLFASQNGVAGLQTTTSSPVQQPGALFQSAVNGTLNRPGQTQQPGLFLFDLQNDCGGLMNSAGTTLSDQIIAISQSGQNQREAEGQIQPMLTQSISESGTMQNSMTANQNIEKIDDLLVSLHEQGNNLSRSY, from the exons aTGGGAAGTCCCTGCAGTGCTTTTCCCACCTCTTCCAGCTCTAAGACGCACTCCTCTACCTCAGCCACTGTGCGGCCACCCGCATCCAGCACCTGCACTCCAGGAGAAGTAAGTAGTCGGGGGTTGTCTGAGCTGTTGGATGCAGAGGGCAAACTGTGTggaagcagcagcaccaccaggtCCATGggaaagaaaggaggaggaggaggaggaggatgtggtggtggaggaggaggaggaatggcTGCCCAGCAGACCCAGCCGCATCACCAGATGACTCCATCCAAGCGCTCTGTGTTGAACATCTCGCCCCCGCCAGAGGACCTCTTTGATGACAGCCGCATGTCCTGTCAAGACGAGCTGTCGCTGGACTCGGAGCAGAGCAACAGCATCTGGACAGATAACTCTGTGTCTAACTTCAGCATCATCAGCTCCAGCTCCTACAACGACAACACAGAGGTGCCGCGCAAGGCCCGCAAGCGCACACCACGCCAGAGGCCCGGACCAAAGCCCATCTCGCAGCAGGAGACCAGCATGGACATGTTTGATGCCGACAGTGCCAAAGCACCACACTTTGTACTCTCCCAGCTGGGCCCGGACAGCAAGGCCGGCACCAAAGGAAG TTCCACAGACGGACCACAGGGGCCTGGTCCAAAAGGAGGCATTCTCTGTGGGCAGTTCCCTCAGAAGAGCGAGGGCAAGGAGCTGAAGATCCTTGTGCAGCCGGAGACGCAGCACAGAGCCCGCTACCTTACTGAAGGCAGCCGAGGGTCCGTCAAAGACCGCACCCAACAGGGTTTCCCCACTGTCAAG CTGGAAGGTCTGAATGATCTAGTGGTTCTGCAGGTGTTTGTGGGTAATGATGTGGGAAGAGTCAAGCCCCACGGGTTTTACCAGGCTTGTCGGGTAACTGGCCGTAACACCACAGCTTGCAGGGAAGTAGACATTGATGGCACCACCGTCATTGAAGTATCCCTTGAGCCAAGCAACAACATGACTTTGGC GGTGGACTGTGTCGGGATCCTGAAACTGCGCAATGCAGACGTGGAGGCTCGCATCGGGGTGGCCGGCTCCAAGAAGAAGAGCACCCGGGCCAGGCTGGTGTTTCGGGTGAACATCCCACGGGCGGACGGCTCGGTGCTCACGTTACAGACACCCTCCTCGCCCATCCTGTGCA CCCAGCCTGCTGGTTTGCCGGAGATTTTGAAGAAGAGTCTCCACAGCTGCTCTGTAAATGGTGGAGAGGAAGTCTTCATCATCGGGAAGAACTTTCTCAAGGGCACCAAAGTCATGTTTCAGGAGAACATAGGAG ATGAGAAGTCATGGAAAACAGAGGCGGAAATCGACATGGAACTATTTCATCAG AACCATGTAATAGCAAAGGTCCCCCCTTATCAAAACCCCAGTATATCCTCTCCTGTATCTGTTGGGATCTTTGTGGTGACCAGCGCAGGCCGCTCTCATGATGTACACGCCTTTACTTACACTCCAGAACCCG TTAACATTGAGGTACCAGTGAAGAAAGAAGTGTCCTCTCCAGTGAAGCCCTGCTCCTATGAGCAGATGAAAG CTATGGATAGTGCCTTAATATCCCCGGTTATACCTCTTGTTAAAAGAGAAGATGTTACTCCAATGGAGGTGTCCAGTAACCCTTTGTCTTCAAGTGTCTTCAAG CAGACCCAAGATGTGATGAACTCAACTCAACAGACCTCCAGTATCCCCACAAACAGTGGCTCCTTCTCCAACACCCTGCCTTGCCAGCCGGGTGAACAGGACCAGAGCCAAAGTACCGCTTTTGCCAGCAAAGAGGCCTTGACCACCATACAGAAACAGGACATTGCACCTGCTAGTTCTTTCCCAGTGTCTGGGAAGTCTATGCTCCCACAGGGACCTTTTATGATGCAGGGTATGGAGCAGGAGAGGTCTAACAGTAATGTGAGCACAGTGGTGTCTCTCTCCCAGCTGGGCGATTCTTCCCAGCAGCAAACCCAGCAGCTTCCGCTCCTACCTCTGGATGAGGTGGCACAACTGGAGCAAGCTGTCCGTCAGCTGCAAGCCAAGGGTTACTGCAGCCTTCCGCTGCAGTCAGAGAATCCACTGGctaaacagcagcagcagaaacagctgcagcagcaacaactgcaacagcagcagcaacaaattcagcagcaacagcagattCAGCAGCAACAaatccagcagcaacagcagcagattcagcaacagcagcagattcagcaacagcagcagattcagcagcagcaacagcttcaacaacagcaacaacaacaacagcaacagcaacaacaacaacttcaacaacagcaacagcagcagcttcaACAGCAGCAGATTCAGCAACAACAACTTCAACAGCAACagcttcagcagcagcagcagcagcagcaacaacagcagcagcagcagcaagcccTCGAGAACCTTCAACATCAGATGTTTCCACCGCAGATACCAATGTCCCAAAATCCTTCACAGACCATGGTACAGAACAGTGGCTCCCTCTTCCAGTCATcccaacaacagcagcaacaacaacagcaacaacaacagcaacaacagcaacaggcAGCTCTCTTCCAGCAAGCCAAAGACCTCCTCTCGATCCAGACCAGTTTCCTCCAGCAGACTCCTTCCCACGCCTCACCACCTCTGTTCCACAACCCCAGTCCCATGTCTGACAGCCAGGACCCACAGGGAGGACTTTTTCACACCCCAAAGACATCTCCTACTCAGGAGCAGGTCCAAGCAGCCCTTTTCCAGAACAGTCTGTCAGCTCTGAACGGCTCCACTCTCCCAGCAGAACCCCAGGCCTCTGCTACGAGCATGTTCCTCTCCCAGAATCCTCTGTCCGGTCCGCTGCCGGTAAATGGAGGCCATCAACAGCAGCTCAATTTCCTGAACTCTCTGCAGACACAGAGTCTGGAGACTCCGTCTGTGTTCCAGAATCAGGCCCAAATGTCTGCCATGCAGCAAAGCACCCCTATGGACCAGCAGCAATGCCCACAGCCTCCGCAGCCTACCCCTCAACAGGGAAACCTCTTTCAgaacctcacacactcaccctccaACAAACTTCCACAGACTCAGCCACAGCAAACTGGCCTGCTGTTCTGCAGCAACCCTCTGCCTTCTGTCAATCCTGAGCAGGCCTCGAGCCTGCTTTTTGGGAACCAGGCCCAGATGTCCCCTCTGAACACCAATACCATGCCATCCCCAGAGCAGCCCAACCCCAGCCTTCCCTTCTCTCAAGCCAGCATGGTGACTGTGAACAGGCCAAACTCGTCGGAGCCCATGTCATTCCAAAACCAAACGTCTGTGGAAGCGAACAAGCCGCTCCAGCCCAGCATGTTCCAAGACCAGCAACCCATGCAGTTGACCCCCAGCTCTAATGGAGGGTCTGCGCAGTCTGTTACACTCTTCATGACCCAGTCTAATGTGTCCCAAGAGCTACCCCAGGCTTCACTGTTTGCCTCTCAGAATGGAGTAGCAGGGCTCCAGACCACCACCTCTTCGCCCGTGCAGCAGCCAGGAGCGCTGTTCCAGTCGGCAGTGAATGGGACCCTCAACCGGCCTGGACAGACCCAGCAGCCTGGACTCTTCCTGTTTGACCTGCAGAATG ATTGTGGTGGATTGATGAATTCTGCTGGAACCACGTTGTCGGATCAGATCATCGCCATCAGCCAGTCGGGTCAGAACCAGAGAGAGGCTGAGGGCCAGATCCAACCAATGCTCACCCAATCTATTTCTGAATCTGGCACAATGCAAAACAGCATGACTGCCAATCAGAACATAGAGAAAATCGATGACCTTCTTGTAAGCCTTCATGAGCAAGGCAACAACTTGTCTCGCTCCTATTAG